In Arthrobacter sp. QXT-31, one genomic interval encodes:
- a CDS encoding YegP family protein has protein sequence MAGQFELVDDAGGGYRARLTDKTGKLLALSEKYNTTKAAARGIQAIREIAASGLIEDRSGSPAAPVAAGRQCRK, from the coding sequence ATGGCAGGACAGTTTGAGCTCGTCGATGATGCGGGCGGAGGCTACAGGGCCAGGCTCACCGACAAAACCGGCAAGCTACTGGCCCTGTCGGAAAAGTACAACACTACGAAAGCGGCCGCCCGGGGGATCCAGGCCATCCGTGAAATTGCCGCCTCCGGCCTCATCGAGGACAGAAGCGGATCCCCCGCCGCACCGGTGGCCGCGGGCAGACAGTGCCGTAAATGA